In Nostoc sphaeroides, the genomic window ATTTACAATGACTTGACTAACTCAGGTACTAAAACCTGGCAAGACTTTTGTGATAGTGGTAAGCAAGGCTGTATTGACTTCAAATGCATCCATACCTACGAAGTAGGTAATTCGGGGTTATTTATAGACAAAAAACTGAGTAATTCCCAAAAGTAAATTTGTTTATTTTGTATCCACAGCTTACTTGACAGGACTTTTTGAGTGGAAACAGGATCTAAATCGGGATGAGTACAAAAAAGAGAGTCAAGGTTGAACTTTTGACTCTCTTTCAGCTTAGATATCTATTTTTGTTAACTCAACACCTCGGCTATTTGATATTTAGCTAAAGTTTCCCTTAACTGTTTTATCTCAGCCTTTAACTGTTCATTCTCCTCCTTCAAAGCCTCCACATTATCCTTTTTATCTACAGCCAGCTTAATTACCTTTTTCCGATTTTCTAAACTAAACCACTTTTGATAAATTTCTGTATGAATCTCTACAGAATGCCCCAGATTATCAGCCGCAGCCTTAATTGGTACTCCCATAATATGCGCTCGGATTGCCCACGCATGACGCAAATCATAAGGTGTAAAGGGAATATCTACACGTCTAAACCAAGATGAACAATTCACCCTAATCGTGTTGATATCCGTAAAACTGGTTTTACCAGAAACCTGAATATTCAAAAGTTCCAAGCATTCTAAATTCTTTAAATCAAACAAATCCACCCATTCAGGATGTAGCGGCAAAGCTTCCCGATAACCAGTTTTAGTATCAGGATGTACTTTCCAAGTATTATCTTTATTTTCAGGATTAAACCACCAACTAATCTCAGGATTTACAAATAACTCTCTTGGGCGTAAACCATAAGTAGCTAGCATTCCATACACCCATTGCCACATCTTCCAACTTTGCAAACAATCCTTTTTAATTGTTGATCGTCTAGATAATGCGTATTTTTCAAACAATTGATAATATTTAACTACATCCTCATCACTAGGAATATCTCTATGTTGACTTTTTGGTTGTGTATTTTTGATTCCTTCCAGAGTAAAGCTAGTTAGGTTTAGCGTTGATTTTAATACCTTCAAACTTTTAATAGCACTGTATCTTGCATACTCATTATTTAACTCGGCAATTTTTTTATCTATCGCTACCTGAGTTAAAATAGTATCTATCCCTACAAGCCTTTTTAGATAACTGGTGTAATAAGAAAAGGTATGCTTACTTTTTTCTGTCAGCTTATGAGTTTTAAAATATTCAGTTTCAAACTCTTCTAATATCTCACCGATAGTCTTAGGCTGAGAATCTACCTTATTAGCCGTTTTACCCAAATATTTATCAGTCCATTCAAACTGCTTACGGGCTATCAGTTTACCTAATTCCTGTGCCTCTTCTTCAGCCGTCTTCAGCCCATCTAAATTGGCGGGGATATTCAGGGAAATCTTATATTGCTTGCTTCTAGTTCCCTTAAGATCAGTATCTTCAGGCTTCAAAGGGAGAGATGCCTGTAACTGGATAGTTCCCCCTACCACCACAAGTCCAACTTTAACTTTACCTGCCTTTAACCGAGATTTGACATCTACCAAATCATTCTCAAATTTCTGTTCCAGGTGATACCGAGTAGCTTTCATTTGTATCTGCGTTCCTAAATAGCTGCCATCGGTAGATGCTGGCGGCGTGAAATCGCCGAAACTTTCTTGTAACTCTTTTTCTAACATTGTCTTAAATCTAGATTAAAATTTAGTCCATTAAGAACAATGATCGAATTGAACAAAGTTAGACTGGGACTAAATTATGGTAGATTTAAGTCACATTATCATAGTTTAGACAGGGAATACCATAAGCTTCTTCCATGTGACGGCTGATGTAGTTCATCGACCGGTAGCAGTGGATGAGGTTCATCTTCACATTGGGGGTCATCAACATTTCGTTGATGGTGCCATCACCTGACCACTGAGCGACTACGCGCAAGCCGATTTCTTCTAACAGGATGCGGCTAGCCCAAGCATCTCCACCGATGTTGTAGTCACCAATGATGGCTACATCATAAGGAGTACCTTCAAACTGAAGTGTACCGTCTTTTTTCGCTTGGTCTGCTCTGGTGAAAACCCAGTCACGAACCATGTCGTTAGCAATGTGGTGTCCCAAAGATTGGGAAACACCCCGGAAGCCTTCGCAACGCACAGGTACAACTGGCTTGCCGATTTCTTTCGATGTCTTCCGAGCAACTGCTTCGATGTCATCCCCAATTAGACCGATGGGGCATTCAGATTGAATGGAAACACCACGGTTGAGGGGGAAAAGTACATCAAGTTCTTGGATCAGCTTAACAAGTTTCTTGTCACCACCGAACACGATATCTCTTTCTTGGAAGTCAGAGGTGAAGTGCATGGTACCAAAGGTATCAATACCTGTGGTGCCGATGTAGTAGTTACGACGACCAGACCAAGACCAGTAACCGCAACCTACAGGCCCGTGGCTGATGTGGATCATGTCCTTAATAGGACCCCAAACCACACCTTTAGAACCGGCGTAAGCACAACCACGAGCGGTCATTACCCCAGGAAGGGATTTGATGTTAGACTTAACGCCGCAATCGGACTTACCTTCTTCGTATACACTTAAGTGCTTTTCCCGTTTTTTCTTAGCTTTATCGGGGTAAGCGTCTAGAACTTCTTTAATTAGTTCTTTTCTTTCTTCGATGATGTTTTGATTTTCTGGAGGTGTCATATTTAGCCTCTGTGACTCGTAAGGATCGGGACATAGGGGGACTAGGAGTCCCCTCTAAGGTTAGGGGGAGATTAGAGGGAAAGGTAAAAGGTCAAAGGTCAAATTTGAGATTCTTCCTTTTTCCTTTTTCCTTGTGCTAAAGCGTTATTTCTTAGCAGCGACTTATGATACAGGAGCTTCAGCAGCAGTCTTACCAACTAACTTGGCAGCATTTTCGTCGCTTTCGAGAATACCGAATTCAATCAACAATTCTTCTAGTTCTTCCATTTCGATGGGTGTAGGAATAGCTAGATTTTTGTTGTCGATAATTTTTTGAGCCAAAATCCGATATTCGTTAGCTTGGTTGCTTTCGGGTGCGTACTCGTTAACAGTCATCCGGCGCAATTCTGCGTGTTGAACAATGTTGTCACGGGGTACGTAGTGAATCATTTGGGTGTTCAACCGTTTTGCCAAGGTTTCGATCAATTCGATTTCTCGGTCTGTGTTACGGCTGTTACAAATCAAACCACCCAAGCGCACGCCACCGGTGTGAGCATACTTAAGAACACCACGAGCGATGTTGTTAGCTGCATACATCGCCATCATTTCACCTGATGTAACGATGTAGATTTCTTGTGCCTTACCTTCGCGGATTGGCATTGCGAAACCACCACACACAACGTCACCTAATACGTCGTAAGATACGAAGTCTAGGTCTTGGTAAGCACCATTTTCTTCTAAGAAGTTGATGGCGGTGATAATACCACGACCGGCGCAACCTACACCGGGTTCTGGCCCACCAGATTCTACGCAACGAACGTTACGGAAACCGGTTAACATTACTTCTTCGATTTCGATATCTTCTACTGCACCACGTTCTGCGGCGAGGTGAAGAACGGTTGTTTGAGCTTTGCTGTGCAGCATCAAACGGGTGGAGTCAGCTTTAGGGTCGCAACCGACGATGAGGATGCGTTGACCCATTTCTGCCATAGCTGCCAAGGTATTTTGAGAGGTGGTAGATTTACCGATACCGCCTTTACCGTAGAAAGCTATCTGTCTTATGTTTTCGTCTGTCATTGTTCCTGTTTCCCTGCAATTGGTTGGTTGGTGGGTCTGTGCGTTTGTCAGTTGCGTTCACGCCAGTTGAGCGACAGTAGTGAGCGCGTGTAGAGCATCGTTGGTAGCGTTGGCATAAATGCCTGCTGGGGGCGATCGCTCCACAGCCCAAGTTATTGAAAGTAAGTACATTGATCGTCCTCGTTAAAATTTTTTTCTTTTTGTTATTTGTCCTTTGTTCTTTGCCATTTTTTTGACAAAGAACAAAGAAAATTACGCAATTTACAAATACGTCATAATGTGTTTCAGCTTGCAAGATTCGATAGGACTTGATGTTGCTATTTGTCAACAATCAATGCATAAGTCCTACTTACTTGTTCAAAATAGCGCCCTTCATATTTGTGACGCGATCTAGTGCAGCTTTGGTATTTTCTGCTGACACTCCACGCACAGCCATTGCTTCACCGAGATGCTTGGCGATCGCATCGAAGTGTGGTTGCTGTAGATTCAATCCTGCGTGGGTTTTGTCCATTGGACGACCGCCGTATTGCTTTGGCCCCTCAAATATTTGAGCTAAGAAAGCAACTAGATGATTGCGTTGCTTCGCCATGTCTGTACCAGCAAAAACGGGAGCGAGGAGGCTGTCTGTAGCAATGCGTTTGTGGAGTTCATCTACTACTTGTTCAATAGCCGGTTGTCCACCAATGTTGTCGTACAATGTGCTCATACTTGTCTCCTTTGAAGCGAGTTGGATGATGAAATTTGCAAGTAGGCGCTTAATCTTTTTGCCTATATGCTGTTAGCCGTCATAGTGGTAGGAGTACCAATTCGTAATTCGTAATGACGCTCCTGCGTCGCTAACGCTGCGCTAACGTAATTCGTAATTAAGAGAGAATTGGTATGAAGCATTGATGTGGAGACAATTATATGATTCAAATCCTACTTTCTGTTCCTGGCTGAATGCATATTAGGGCGTATTTGTAGAATACGTTAAGTCCTACAGCAATTCCTAAACTGCTTCGACTACAAGGCTCTTGCTGACACGATCTTGTAATCTGGCTTCGATCGCAATTTTCAGAGTTGCTGTACTACTAGAACAGGAACCACAAGCACCTTGCAGCACAACTTTAACGCGATCGCCTTCTACATCATAGAGTTCTACGTCTCCCCCGTCTGCAATCAGTACGGGTCTGACTTCTTCATCAAGAACTTTTTGAATTAGAGCAATCTTTTGCACGTTTGTTAGCGCTCGTTGCTTAGATGTAACAATTTCTGTGGCAACTTGTACGCCGTAATTGTTGAGAGCAGGTGAGGCGTATTCCTGTTGAACTGATCTAATAATATCATCAATGTTCGCCAGACAGGAACCGCATCCGCCACCAGCTTTTACATAATTTGTTACTTGCTCGGCATCCGTGAGATGATTTTCTAGAATCACGCGACGAATCTTAGATTCGCTGATGCCAAAGCAACTGCAAACTAATGCACCTTCATCATCATCATCGTGGGTAGCTAGAGGTATGCCACGATAATTATAGATAGCGGCTTCTAGCGCTTCTTGTCCCATCACAGAGCAATGCATCTTTGCTTCTGGTAAACCACCCAGGTAATCTGCAATGTCTTTATTGGACACTTTCAAAGCTTCATCTAAAGTTAAACCTTTGACCATTTCGGTTAATGCACTAGAAGATGCGATCGCACTAGTACAACCAAAGGTTTGAAAGCGAGCATCTAGAATCTTATCAGATTCTACTTCCACTTTCAGGTGCAATCTCAGAGCATCGCCGCAAGCAATGCTGCCGATTTCACCCGTTGCAACCTTAACTCCAGCTTCGCCCGTTTCTTCAATTTCTCCCTGATTCTTGGGATCGTAAAACAGTTCTAATACTTTATCGGTGTAGTCCCACATAATTTTTATTAGTTAAGAGTGATGAGTTAAGAGTGATGAGTTATGAGCAAGAGTGATGAGTTATGAGCAAGAGTGATGAGTTATGAGTGAGGAGTGATGAGTTATGAAATCATTAATAGTCAGCCAAAGCTACTTCTTAACTTTTAACTTCTAACTTCTAACTTCTAACTCCTAACTCCTAACTCCTAACTCCTAACTCCTAACTCCTAACTCCTAACTCCCAGCAGTGCTTGTTCTTGTCCTTGCAACCAACCTGCATCATCATTTTTGAAGGGTGAGAGGGCGCGTAAACGTTCTACAATACTGGGCATTACCTCTATGACTTGATCGATTTCGGCTTCTGTGGTGTAGCGACAAAGACTGAAGCGGATAGAACCGTGCAAAGTTGTATAGGGTAAGCCCATTGCCCGCAGGACGTGGGAAGGTTCCAGAGAACCGGAGGTACAAGCAGAACCGGATGATGCACAGATACCGTATTTGTTCAATAACAGTAGAATTGCTTCACCTTCGATGTACTTGAAGCCGATATTGGTTGTGTTTGGCAATCTCTGCGTAACGTCACCGTTAACGACACAATCGGGAATTTTAGCGAGTAAAGTTTGTTCGAGGCGATCGCGCAGTTTTCTTTCTCTTGCAGTCGCTTCTTCTAAGTGTAACAGTTCTAGTTCCGCAGCTTTGCCCAAGGCAATAATTCCTGGAACATTCTCTGTTCCCGCTCTCCGTCCGCGTTCTTGGTGTCCCCCAATCATGAAGGGACGGAACCGAACCCCGCGCCGGATATATAAAGCACCAATTCCTTTTGGCCCGTGTAGCTTGTGACCAGACAGGGTTAACATATCCACGGTGCTAGTCTTCATATTCAAGGGGATTTTTCCCACTGCTTGCACCGCATCTACATGAAAGATAGCGCCATACTCTTTGACGCGCAACCCAATTTGCTCAATCGGGAAAACCGTGCCGGTTTCATTATTTGCATACATAATTGTCACCAAGGCGGTGTTACCCGTCAAGGAAGCTTCAAGTTCATCTAGATCCAGCTGTCCTTGATGATTTACTGATAGATA contains:
- a CDS encoding site-specific integrase gives rise to the protein MLEKELQESFGDFTPPASTDGSYLGTQIQMKATRYHLEQKFENDLVDVKSRLKAGKVKVGLVVVGGTIQLQASLPLKPEDTDLKGTRSKQYKISLNIPANLDGLKTAEEEAQELGKLIARKQFEWTDKYLGKTANKVDSQPKTIGEILEEFETEYFKTHKLTEKSKHTFSYYTSYLKRLVGIDTILTQVAIDKKIAELNNEYARYSAIKSLKVLKSTLNLTSFTLEGIKNTQPKSQHRDIPSDEDVVKYYQLFEKYALSRRSTIKKDCLQSWKMWQWVYGMLATYGLRPRELFVNPEISWWFNPENKDNTWKVHPDTKTGYREALPLHPEWVDLFDLKNLECLELLNIQVSGKTSFTDINTIRVNCSSWFRRVDIPFTPYDLRHAWAIRAHIMGVPIKAAADNLGHSVEIHTEIYQKWFSLENRKKVIKLAVDKKDNVEALKEENEQLKAEIKQLRETLAKYQIAEVLS
- the nifH gene encoding nitrogenase iron protein, which codes for MTDENIRQIAFYGKGGIGKSTTSQNTLAAMAEMGQRILIVGCDPKADSTRLMLHSKAQTTVLHLAAERGAVEDIEIEEVMLTGFRNVRCVESGGPEPGVGCAGRGIITAINFLEENGAYQDLDFVSYDVLGDVVCGGFAMPIREGKAQEIYIVTSGEMMAMYAANNIARGVLKYAHTGGVRLGGLICNSRNTDREIELIETLAKRLNTQMIHYVPRDNIVQHAELRRMTVNEYAPESNQANEYRILAQKIIDNKNLAIPTPIEMEELEELLIEFGILESDENAAKLVGKTAAEAPVS
- a CDS encoding group 1 truncated hemoglobin; this encodes MSTLYDNIGGQPAIEQVVDELHKRIATDSLLAPVFAGTDMAKQRNHLVAFLAQIFEGPKQYGGRPMDKTHAGLNLQQPHFDAIAKHLGEAMAVRGVSAENTKAALDRVTNMKGAILNK
- the nifU gene encoding Fe-S cluster assembly protein NifU — translated: MWDYTDKVLELFYDPKNQGEIEETGEAGVKVATGEIGSIACGDALRLHLKVEVESDKILDARFQTFGCTSAIASSSALTEMVKGLTLDEALKVSNKDIADYLGGLPEAKMHCSVMGQEALEAAIYNYRGIPLATHDDDDEGALVCSCFGISESKIRRVILENHLTDAEQVTNYVKAGGGCGSCLANIDDIIRSVQQEYASPALNNYGVQVATEIVTSKQRALTNVQKIALIQKVLDEEVRPVLIADGGDVELYDVEGDRVKVVLQGACGSCSSSTATLKIAIEARLQDRVSKSLVVEAV
- the nifS gene encoding cysteine desulfurase NifS, producing MQNNCIYLDNNATTKVDPEVIEVMLPYLTDYYGNPSSMHTFGGQVGKAVRTAREQLAAILGADESEIVYTSCGTEGDNAAIRAALLAQPEKRHIVTTQVEHPAVLNVCKQLETQGYTVTYLSVNHQGQLDLDELEASLTGNTALVTIMYANNETGTVFPIEQIGLRVKEYGAIFHVDAVQAVGKIPLNMKTSTVDMLTLSGHKLHGPKGIGALYIRRGVRFRPFMIGGHQERGRRAGTENVPGIIALGKAAELELLHLEEATARERKLRDRLEQTLLAKIPDCVVNGDVTQRLPNTTNIGFKYIEGEAILLLLNKYGICASSGSACTSGSLEPSHVLRAMGLPYTTLHGSIRFSLCRYTTEAEIDQVIEVMPSIVERLRALSPFKNDDAGWLQGQEQALLGVRS